ATTTCTTAAGCATAAAGGTTATACCAACTTTCGTTATCAAACAAGACACATAATAAATTCACTAACCTAATCGTAGGAAGACTTTTTAATTTACTATTGGAATTTGGTATAATAATGAGGTTTGGTATAAGACAATGCTTCAGTTTGCAGGTGTTTGATCGTTAATACAAGTATATATTGAATGGAAAAAATTAGACTTTACGTTGAGAAGGCGTTATCACAAGGTGTTAGTTTAGAGCTTAGTCCAAAGCAAAGTCACTATGTTTGCAACGTCATGCGACTTAAGAAGAATGCCAATATTTCTTTTTTTAACGGAAGGGATGGAGAGTGGTTAGGAGAAATAGTTGATACATCGCGTAAATTAGCAAAAGCCACACTTAAAGAATGCACCAAACGACAGCAATATGAAGAAAATTTATATCTATATTGTGCTATGGTAAAAAATGTCGCTTTAGGCAACATAATAAGGCAGGCAACTGAAATGGGGGTAACCTGCATCCAATTTATTTCGACGGAGCATACAGTAGTAAAAAATGTTAATCCGGGTAGAGCAAAATTACAGGCAATTGAAGCGGCAGAACAGTGTGGTAGAACAAGTGTGCCAGAGATTTTGCCTCCTATTAATTTTCGTGATTTACCTGACTCTCAGGATAGAAGTTTTATTTTATGTGATGAAACAGGGCAGGGAAAGCCTCCTAATGAAGTTCTGAAGAACAAAAAAAATATTGCTATTATTGTTGGTCCTGAAGGTGGTTTCTCACACAATGAACTTAGCTTTGCTGATAAGTTCTGTCAGAAATTAAGTCTAGGGAAGAGAATTTTAAGGGTAGAGACTGCTGTAGTTGCTGCACTTACTTTGGCCAGTGTAAGCACTATTCACCTGTACAGGGTTGCTGACGAAACTTAGAGGTGAATGACAATGATTATTATAACTTTCCTTACCGTTATCATATTCGTTGTCAATGCTCAAAGATCTGGATAGTTTTCTCTTCTTTGGTGGAACATTATCAGGATCATTAAGAACATCTGCCGTTATTGTATATGCTTGATTGAGGTCAATTTGTTTACTGGCAAGTGGACGAATGTCTTTTTCCAGTGCTTCTGCTTGATTACGGAAAACTTCCCCTTCTTTCTTGTTTTGTAATTCGCCCTTCAGATTTTCAACTTCCTGAACTTTATCTGCAATTATTTTTCTCAAATCATTAATCTCTATATCTTGTTCTTTTAATAATGTATGATACTTTTTGCGCGTTTCTCTCTCATTCTCTAGCTCGTTTTCCAACTCTTCAATTTCATGCTCTGACTTTCCTATTGCATATATATAAAACTCCTTTGCTTCTTGATTTTCTTGTTTTAATCTCTGCAGTTGAACACACAAGTCTTGCATAGTTTTATGATTTTCACTTATTACTAGTTCTGTGTCTTCATATGTTTGCTTTTCTGCTCTTTTTGATTTTTCCAGCTCATCCTTTAACTTCCTGTTTTGTATGTCAACAAGTTTTAACTTTTCCTCTAGTTCTTTATTTTTCTCACAGAGCTTTTGAACTTTCTGCTCTTGCTCCTCATTAATTTGGATTATCTTCTCACGTGTTTTGCCTATTTCTTTTTTGAGTTTCTGTTCCTCTTCTTTATACTCAGCTTGTAAACTATTATTCTCTTCCCCTAGTTTTTCAATTTCTTGTCTGGCTTTTATAAGTTCCTGATTTGATTTTATTTGTTTTGCTGTACTATTGCTTAACCTATTACTTAATGCTTGCTTTTCTCCTTCCAATGATAGTAACGCTTCTTCCAAACCTGATATCTTTTGCAAAAGCTGTTCTTTTTCTTTCTCTAGTCCCTTGTTAGAGCGTTCTAACTTGTCGTTCTCGTCCTCTAATTTATAATTTTTCTCTTTCAATTGATTTAGTTCTTCTTGCAATTTACTTATCAACTCTTCCTTTTCTGCATTAGCAACTTCCATCTTTTTCTTTTGGTCTTCCTTTTCTTCACGCACATTTTCAAGTTCTTGTGTTTTCTTCTGTAGATTTGCTGATGTATTTGCTAACTCTTTATTTTTTTGTTTTAATTCAACTTGCAATTTTGCATTTTTTTGCTCCTCCTTTCTAAATTCATT
This genomic stretch from Wolbachia endosymbiont of Cimex lectularius harbors:
- a CDS encoding 16S rRNA (uracil(1498)-N(3))-methyltransferase, coding for MEKIRLYVEKALSQGVSLELSPKQSHYVCNVMRLKKNANISFFNGRDGEWLGEIVDTSRKLAKATLKECTKRQQYEENLYLYCAMVKNVALGNIIRQATEMGVTCIQFISTEHTVVKNVNPGRAKLQAIEAAEQCGRTSVPEILPPINFRDLPDSQDRSFILCDETGQGKPPNEVLKNKKNIAIIVGPEGGFSHNELSFADKFCQKLSLGKRILRVETAVVAALTLASVSTIHLYRVADET